A single genomic interval of Wolbachia endosymbiont of Diaphorina citri harbors:
- the nuoK gene encoding NADH-quinone oxidoreductase subunit NuoK, which translates to MEIGLNHFLIIAALLFTIGVCGIFINRKSIINILLSIEILLLAININLVAFSAFMNDIVGQIFVMFVLTVAAAESGVGLAILVVYYRSRGNIEVEQANLMKE; encoded by the coding sequence ATGGAAATAGGATTAAATCACTTTTTGATAATTGCTGCTCTTTTGTTCACTATTGGAGTGTGTGGTATTTTCATTAACCGTAAGAGCATAATCAACATACTGTTATCAATAGAAATATTATTGCTGGCGATTAACATCAATTTAGTTGCTTTTTCTGCCTTTATGAATGATATAGTTGGGCAAATTTTTGTGATGTTTGTGTTGACTGTTGCGGCAGCAGAGTCAGGAGTTGGGCTTGCAATATTGGTTGTATATTATAGAAGCCGTGGCAATATAGAAGTTGAACAAGCAAATTTAATGAAAGAATGA
- a CDS encoding NADH-quinone oxidoreductase subunit J, producing the protein MPFFFYSFAILSILSAVCVISVRNPVHAVLFLIFTFVNSAVLFILLGAEFIAMMVLIVYIGAVAVLFLFVVMMLDIDYIRLHQGFAKHFTLGAILCVVFFLIISFVIRSSAPNISNVINYNTNNVKAIGNLLYTDYMYAFHLSGILLLVAIVGAIALTLQEKKKGVRKQNVLKQLTQSSSVKLIKAKFGKGVEWK; encoded by the coding sequence ATGCCTTTTTTCTTTTATTCTTTTGCAATTCTAAGCATCTTATCTGCTGTTTGTGTAATTAGCGTAAGGAATCCTGTGCATGCAGTGTTATTTTTAATTTTCACTTTCGTTAACTCTGCAGTGCTTTTTATTCTCCTTGGAGCTGAATTCATTGCTATGATGGTGCTAATAGTATATATCGGTGCAGTTGCAGTGTTATTCCTCTTTGTAGTTATGATGCTCGATATCGACTACATAAGATTGCATCAGGGTTTTGCAAAGCATTTCACTCTTGGTGCTATATTATGTGTTGTGTTTTTTCTAATCATCAGCTTTGTAATTCGCAGCTCAGCACCGAATATAAGTAATGTTATAAACTATAATACCAATAACGTGAAAGCTATCGGTAATTTGCTCTACACTGACTACATGTACGCTTTTCATCTTTCTGGTATTCTGCTGCTTGTTGCAATTGTTGGTGCAATTGCTCTTACTTTGCAGGAAAAGAAAAAAGGAGTTAGAAAACAGAACGTGTTAAAGCAATTGACACAATCTTCATCTGTAAAATTGATTAAGGCTAAATTTGGAAAAGGAGTGGAATGGAAATAG